From the genome of Cryptococcus neoformans var. neoformans B-3501A chromosome 1, whole genome shotgun sequence, one region includes:
- a CDS encoding hypothetical protein (Match to ESTs gb|CF186072.1|CF186072, gb|CF186565.1|CF186565) has translation MAHKSHRHKALQAQLEAQPTISLISQKTRKPPAPSMDVDQDDDVLISTNAASAPNTTDPSDAPVSATTTSSGFAPLTAAAQSTVLKNEFRRIPIPPHRMTPLKRDWVNLYTPMVEMLGLQVRMNPQRKAVELKTSGHTVDSGAIQKGADFVKAYALGFDVNDALALLRLDDLYLDSFEIKDVKTLHGDHLARAIGRIAGEGGKVKFSIENASRTRIVLADTHIHILGSVQNIKIARDAVVSLILGSPPGKVYAHLKAVGARMKQRF, from the exons ATGGCCCACAAATCACACAGACACAAGGCCCTCCAGGCTCAGCTCGAAGCTCAGCCTACCATATCCCTTATATCCCAAAAAACTCGAAAGCCTCCCGCTCCGTCCATGGACGTAGACCAAGACGACGACGTTCTTATCAGTACCAACGCTGCTTCGGCCCCTAATACCACCGATCCCTCAGACGCTCCTGTCTCTGCGACCACCACATCTTCTGGATTTGCCCCTCTTACCGCTGCCGCCCAATCCACTGTCCTTAAAAACGAGTTCAGAAGGATTCCTATCCCTCCGCATAGAATGACACCGTTGAAGAGAGATTGGGTCAACCTTTATACACCTATGGTGGAGATGCTTGGTCTTCAAGTCAGAATGAACCCGCAGCGAAAAGCTGTTGAGTTGAAG ACTTCCGGGCACACTGTAGATTCTGGTGCGATTCAAAAAGGGGCCGATTTTGTCAAAGCATATGCCCTTGGATTTGATGTCAAT GACGCTCTGGCGCTCTTGAGGTTGGATGACTTGTATCTTGACTCTTTTGAGATCAAGGATGTCAAGACATTACATGGAGACCATCTCGCTCGTGCTATTG GTCGTATAGCAGGTGAAGGTGGTAAGGTCAAGTTCTCTATCGAGAATGCCAGTAGAACACGAATTGTTCTGGCCGACAC CCACATCCATATTCTTGGTTCTGTACAAAATATCAAGATTGCTCGAGATGCTGTCGTTTCTCTTATTCTTGGTTCTCCTCCAG GCAAGGTCTACGCACATCTCAAGGCAGTCGGTGCGAGGATGAAGCAACGTTTTTAG
- a CDS encoding hypothetical protein (HMMPfam hit to TAFII55_N, TAFII55 protein conserved region, score: 167.5, E(): 2.8e-47): MDPHQIPTPNTADPGHSSITFSSESYPPEHTPTFTVPAAPPASFASADAGPSPRISAEQIGAELSGYSYQNTGDANGLARGRGRGRGRGRGRGSRGGRGSRGARGGMRASTRLSERNASGSGGVAKLKLSFKSGGVTEASGGRMSSFLGEYDRELDENPEEPLCFEEQFILRVPKDVAEGKNGVTGLRDMVKGKGKGLDGVEFKFLDPRRAAFKVNNMTYAAKLVDLPNIIEAQKTFDSRHLFKIADISQMLIVENPVADEASITEKPLKIDEYIWPHGITPPMKHVRKRRFRKRMSRLAIEVVEESVEDLLKKDDEAEDTAFGKLFHELIPFTSRLHKTNSDLIEVHQDPDIDDQYYIDYDPNGTWQNYNQGDMGSEYGGSEMYDDPGSVAPSQMEDWGEGGTDWGTEMGDEGEGDYERGEEDDGDDGTLDQELAAALMEGTGGSEFTGISEDDGATSGSEDDDDDDEGDKSEYDEETLEKRAKIKQFTSEIKALEAVIDKKRAGFTGGNPIMVKRFEETIAGLQADVTAKIGARQALVDELGKAEEGATVEAANQKEKAAEVTAVGEGAEHRDVKESTVTTETPMDVDLDEGGDGYSEAPTPVAVKDGEQASSPHYSDGDDLFGDDDDDENAEAVQVHHGEGGVVEQGDDEEDEMARLLRAELDGLDPNAVDETPDMPEDQAQVDAAASAALDSFAMSDAFGQFPAQEDSGSLGGFDFTDGMEQITVPGFVEGGVGRRRLAMGAEAGDIEDESSEDSDD; the protein is encoded by the exons ATGGACCCTCACCAGATACCCACACCCAATACTGCTGACCCAGGTCACTCATCCAtcaccttttcttccgAGTCATATCCTCCAGAACACACTCCGACCTTCACCGTCCCAGCAGCGCCCCCTGCATCATTCGCTTCTGCAGATGCTGGTCCGTCTCCTCGAATTTCTGCCGAACAAATTGGTGCAGAATTATCTGGATATTCGTATCAAAATACAGGGGACGCAAATGGGTTAGCACGAGGGCGAGGTAGGGGCCGGGGAAGAGGCAGGGGAAGGGGATCTCGAGGCGGCCGAGGATCAAGAGGTGCTCGAGGCGGGATGCGGGCTTCTACTAGGTTATCTGAAAGAAATGCGTCTGGGAGTGGAGGAGTTGCAAAGCTTAAGCTTTCATTCAAATCTGGTGGGGTGACAGAAGCCTCTGGTGGAAGAATGTCAAGTTTTTTGGGCGAGTATGATCGAGAATTGGACGAAAATCCAGAAGAGCCGCTGTGCTTTGAAGAGCAATTCATCTTGAGGGTCCCGAAAGATGTTGCCGAAGGAAAAAATGGCGTTACGGGGTTGAGGGATATGGTCaaaggcaagggcaaaggtCTGGACGGTGTTGAATTCAAATTTCTAG ATCCCCGTAGAGCGGCCTTCAAAGTCAACAATATGACATATGCTGCTAAACTCGTCGACCTTCCCAATATCATTGAAGCCCAAAAAACTTTCGATAGCCGACATTTGTTCAAGATTGCCGACATCTCTCAGATGCTAATTGTTGAAAATCCTGTGGCAGACGAGGCGTCCATAACGGAAAAACCGTTAAAGATAGATGAATACATTTGGCCGCACGGTATAACACCTCCAATGAAGCATgtcaggaagaggagattcaggaagagaatgagTAGACTAGCGATTGAAGTCGTCGAAGAGTCGGTTGAGGATCTGCtgaagaaagatgatgaagcagaggatACTGCTTTCGGTAAGCTATTTCATGAGCTCATTCCCTTTACATCCCGCTTACACAAGACAAACTCAGACTTGATAGAGGTTCATCAGGACCCAGATATTGATGATCAGTACTATATCGACTATGACCCTAATGGAACTTGGCAAAATTACAATCAAGGGGACATGGGGTCGGAGTATGGTGGCTCAGAAATGTACGATGATCCTGGATCAGTTGCGCCGTCGCAGATGGAGGActggggagaaggggggaCAGATTGGGGTACAGAAATGGgcgatgaaggtgaaggagactacgaaagaggggaagaagacgatggggatgatggCACTCTCGATCA AGAGCTTGCAGCTGCTCTTATGGAGGGCACAGGTGGT TCTGAATTCACGGGTATATccgaggatgatggagcCACAAGCGGatctgaagatgatgacgatgatgacgaaggTGATAAATCAGAATATGACGAGGAGACCTTGGAGAAAAGAGCGAAGATCAAGCAATTTACAAGCGAGATCAAGGCCCTGGAAGCAGTCATTGATAAGAAACGTGCTGGTTTCACAGGTGGTAATCCTATTATGGTC AAACGTTTCGAAGAAACAATCGCCGGACTTCAAGCCGATGTCACTGCCAAAATTGGCGCAAGACAGGCCCTTGTCGATGAACTTGGAAAAGCTGAAGAGGGTGCCACAGTGGAAGCTGCCAAtcagaaagaaaaggctgCTGAAGTTACCGCTGTAGGGGAGGGTGCCGAGCACAGGGACGTCAAAGAGTCTACCGTCACAACTGAGACTCCGATGGATGTCGATCTtgatgaaggtggagatggcTATAGCGAAGCTCCAACGCCTGTAGCAGTTAAAGATGGTGAACAGGCTTCCTCGCCACATTATTCAGATGGGGACGACCTGtttggcgatgatgatgacgatgaaaaCGCGGAGGCTGTCCAAGTTCATCATGGCGAAGGAGGTGTGGTCGAACAAGgtgatgacgaagaagatgagatggcTAGGCTTCTACGAGCGGAGCTCGATGGGTTGGATCCAAATGCTGTGGATGAGACACCTGATATGCCGGAAGATCAAGCACAGGTAGACGCCGCCGCATCTGCGGCATTGGATAGTTTTGCCATGTCTGACGCCTTTGGACAGTTCCCAGCGCAAGAAGACTCCGGTTCTCTTGGAGGTTTTGATTTCACCGACGGCATGGAACAGATCACAGTACCTGGGTTTGTGGAAGGAGGggtaggaagaaggcgTTTGGCAATGGGTGCCGAGGCCGGCGATATAGAGGATGAAAGTTCCGAGGATAGTGATGACTGA
- a CDS encoding hypothetical protein (Match to EST gb|CF187508.1|CF187508; HMMPfam hit to WD40, WD domain, G-beta repeat, score: 101.4, E(): 2.2e-27), with protein MLIFSIETYHSPRSAFISCNSKRISAKCAVSIGHERSLNQIVFNSEGDLLFSASKDSVVNAWYTSNGERLGTYGGIKGGDGHNGSVWTVAVDSQTRFLLTGGADNAMKLWEVKTGECLYTWEFLTAVKRVAWNEDDDMFLSITEQRSGQPSVIRIFSINREDPRSQSTTPITEMRLSGSRATVAIWAPLSDYIITGHESGKIAKYDVKTGEEVQAVEDEHSALISDIQLSPDGTYFITASKDKTARLWDIETLEVMKVYTTETPVNSAVITPDRPYIILGGGQDAMNVTTTSQRAGKFESRFFHKLFEEEVGRVKGHFGPINTLSVHPQGRAYASGAEDGFVRVHWFEESYFRSRPFGDLEPEPEV; from the exons ATGCTGATATTCAGTATAGAAACCTATCATTCTCCAAGGTCCGCTTTTATCTCTTGCAACTCAAAACGCATTTCAGCTAAATGTGCCGTGTCTATAGGTCATGAGCGATCTCTCAACCAAATCGTCTTTAACTCCGAAGGcgatcttctcttctctgcctCAAAGGATAGTGTCGTCAATGCCTGGTACACCTCAAATGGCGAGCGACTGGGGACTTATGGCGGAATCAAGGGCGGCGATGGGCACAACGGTAGCGTCTGGACTGTTGCGGTGGATT CTCAAACAAGATTTTTACTTACTGGCGGTGCCGACAATGCGATGAAACTGTGGGAAGTCAAGACTGGAGAATGTTTGTACACCTGGGAGTTCCTAACCGCTGTGAAGAGGGTCGCATGGAA cgaggatgatgacatGTTCTTGAGCATTACTGAGCAGAGAAGTGGACAGCCTAGTGTGATTAG AATATTTTCCATCAACCGAGAGGACCCCAGATCCC AATCCACCACCCCTATCACTGAAATGCGCCTCAGCGGGTCTCGTGCCACCGTTGCCATCTGGGCTCCTTTGTCTGATTATATTATCACCGGCCACGAGTCTGGAAAGATTGCCAAGTACGATGTTAAGACTGGAGAGGAGGTGCAGGCcgttgaggatgagcaCTCTGCTTTGATTTCCGACATACAACTGAGCCCGGACGGGACTTATTTCATCACAGCCAGTAAAGACAAAACGGCGAGA TTGTGGGACATTGAAACTCTTGAGGTTATGAAGGTCTACACCACAGAGACTCCCGTGAACAGTGCGGTCATCACCCCTGATCGACCATAC ATCATTCTCGGCGGCGGTCAAGATGCGATGAATGTAACAACCACCTCTCAGCGAGCGGGTAAATTCGAGTCCAGGTTCTTCCACAAGTTgtttgaggaagaggttggcCGTGTAAAGGGTCACTT CGGTCCCATCAACACCCTCTCGGTGCATCCTCAAGGACGGGCCTACGCGTCAGGTGCTGAAGACGGGTTTGTGCGTGTGCACTGGTTCGAGGAGTCTTATTTCCGTAGTCGGCCTTTTGGGGACCTTGAGCCTGAGCCCGAGGTATAG
- a CDS encoding hypothetical protein (Match to ESTs gb|CF193587.1|CF193587, gb|CF193586.1|CF193586, gb|CF193514.1|CF193514; HMMPfam hit to ADH_zinc_N, Zinc-binding dehydrogenase, score: 165.4, E(): 1.2e-46), whose translation MTSPQKNVQIILNERPQKGPVTDTTFKSKTVDVPELKDGEILARVDYASVDPTMRGWINEGRSYMPPVEIGAAMRANGLGTVIASKAKDFKAGDKVLGLLNWQEYYVGPTEGLTKRETPEGARDVDHLGLFGMTGLTAYFGMIEVGKIKDGDHVVISGAAGAVGLVATQIALAHPNCKVTVIAGSKEKLDYLKKLGAHNALNYKDDDFKEQFKKVGLIDVYFDNVGGKILDMALAQLNPFARIVACGAISQYNATVPDPIYNYFNIISMKATMRGFIVFQFADRFPEGIKYLSDLVKKGKMEFNYHIIDGLDSCVQALREMFEGKNLGKTVVRVSNEAAKGSKL comes from the exons ATGACCAGCCCTCAGAAAAACGTCCAAATCATCTTGAACGAGCGCCCCCAGAAGGGCCCAGTGACGGATACTACTTTCAAGTCTAAGACCGTTGATGTCCCAGAGCTCAAGGACGGAGAGATCCTCGCCAGGGTTGACTATGCCAGCGTT GATCCCACAATGCGAGGTTGGATAAACGAGGGCCGTTCCTACATGCCACCAGTGGAAATTGGGGCAGCAATGCGAGCAAATGGTCTCGGCACTGTCATTGCCTCCAAAGCTAAGGATTTCAAGGCTGGTGACAAG GTGCTTGGCCTTTTGAACTGGCAAGAGTATTACGTTGGCCCCACTGAAGGCCTTACAAAAAGAGA GACGCCTGAGGGAGCTAGGGACGTTGACCACCTTGGTCTTTTCGGCATGACCGGTTTAACCGCCTACTTT GGTATGATCGAAGTCGGCAAGATTAAGGATGGAGATCATGTCGTTATCTCTGGTGCCGCTGGCGCAGTCGGTCTA GTCGCAACACAAATCGCTCTAGCCCACCCCAATTGCAAGGTTACCGTCATTGCCGGCTCGAAAGAAAAGCTTGATTATCTGAAGAAGCTCGGAGCTCATAACGCCCTCAACtacaaagatgatgacTTCAAGGAACAATTCAAGAAAGTTGGTCTCATTGACGTCTATTTTGACAACG TCGGCGGTAAAATCCTCGACATGGCCCTTGCCCAGCTCAACCCATTCGCCCGAATCGTTGCATGCGGTGCTATTTCCCAGTACAA TGCCACCGTCCCCGACCCCATCTATAACTATTTCAACATCATTTCCATGAAGGCCACTATGCGAGGATTCATTGTTTTCCAATTCGCTGACCGCTTTCCGGAGGGTATTAAGTATCTTTCCGACCTtgtcaagaagggcaagatggaGTTCAACTATCATATCATTGATGGGTTGGACAGTTGCGTGCAGGCGTTGAGGGAGATGTTTGAGGGGAAAAACCTGGGCAAAACCGTTGTTCGAGTTTCAAACGAAGCTGCCAAAGGCAGTAAGCTCTAA
- a CDS encoding hypothetical protein (HMMPfam hit to LRR, Leucine Rich Repeat, score: 49.3, E(): 1.1e-11), whose protein sequence is MDRGAARSRKRSQKDIKPSAAHPPAFEERSKPVGPEQRTKKQKRPERGEQSKDPSLYKPKAVRTSAALIYSEAPCALPPPTEQLENVRRIDLSGSEAKDVSWLNGLGVTWLSLANCPIQQGWEAVGTLSELTVLNISGCGLKKLPVALKSLSKLKAIVAMNNEWTELDEEVVGAWTDLNSLIASHSPNLVSLPSTLSNLHHLSKLTFSHCPRLAASSLPNLSSLPLLRDVKMNNLPNLTILPSHISSWGKGDMSVVGKGQGGSPQYGDGLQVLDLGNCSLAYHAIASLFGLTASKRKPLWPHLRSLSLHSNPIATTHPQYSELLQASPDLPNLQIIDAHRVVERKRKGERSESKADRRARERKEGQMKPSGANVGSGKMRKWGQVTKAEEDGDTKQATDKGANKPKLFKGEKTDVSDSVPSSRKRKHGDQTVETVTNRQTKLDVPKKRKKHESAPYASSSTSIPNTITNTLNAPAADPKELHRLPHQENASNINDYRKEKSAVVGLIEVNKDGGEVKLSTHKRKKIQAKGLVGKESTGGVDLKEVFGKGKTAEKEKESESAGLGVGEW, encoded by the exons ATGGATAGAGGCGCAGCAAGGAGCAGGAAAAGGTCTCAAAAAGACATCAAGCCTTCTGCAGCCCACCCTCCCGCCTTCGAGGAGCGAAGCAAACCCGTCGGTCCGGAACAGAGAACCAAGAAACAGAAGAGACCTGAGAGAGGCGAGCAATCGAAGGATCCCAGTTTGTACAAGCCGAAAGCAGTTCGCACTTCTGCTGCTCTAATATATTCAGAAGCACCCTgtgctcttcctccacctacCGAGCAGCTCGAAAATGTCCGCAGAATTGATTTGAGCGGTAGTGAAGCCAAAGATGTCTCCTGGCTAAATGGTCTGGGAGTAACATGGCTCAGCCTTGCCAACTGCCCCATACAGCAGGGCTGGGAGGCGGTTGGTACTTTATCTGAGCTAACTG TGCTCAACATCAGCGGCTGTGGGCTTAAAAAGCTTCCTGTGGCCCTTAAGAGCTTATCGAAACTCAAAGCTATCGTTGCTATGAACAATGAATGGACGGAacttgatgaagaagtagTTGGGGCTTGGACAGACCTCAATTCACTCA TTGCTTCTCACTCTCCCAATCTGGTGTCCCTTCCCTCGACGTTATCaaatcttcatcatctttcaaaACTCACATTCTCGCACTGCCCTCGTCTGgccgcttcttcccttccaaaTCTATCGTCGCTTCCCCTACTTCGAGATGTCAAGATGAACAATCTCCCCAACTTGActattcttccttcacacATATCTTCTTGGGGTAAAGGTGATATGTCGGTCGTtggaaaagggcaaggtGGCTCCCCTCAATACGGAGATGGCCTGCAAgtccttgatcttggaAACTGCTCCCTCGCTTATCATGCGATCGCTTCATTGTTTGGTCTCACCGCGTCCAAGCGTAAGCCACTTTGGCCACACCTTcgctctctttcccttcacTCGAATCCTATCGCCACTACACATCCCCAATATTCTGAGCTTTTACAAGCTTCACCCGATCTACCCAATCTGCAGATCATCGATGCGCATCGTGTtgtggaaagaaagagaaaaggcgAGAGATCGGAAAGCAAGGCCGACAGGAGagcaagggaaagaaaagagggtCAAATGAAACCTTCGGGAGCAAATGTAGGCagtgggaagatgaggaaatggGGTCAAGTGACGAAGGccgaggaggatggcgaCACGAAGCAAGCGACAGATAAGGGTGCGAACAAGCCAAAGCTGTTCaagggagaaaagacgGATGTCAGTGATAGTgtaccttcttcaaggaaaaggaagcaTGGCGACCAAACCGTTGAGACAGTGACGAACAGACAAACCAAGCTGGACGTGCCtaaaaagagaaagaagcacGAAAGTGCTCCTTACGCGTCTTCATCTACTTCCATACCTAACACTATCACCAACACGCTCAATGCTCCTGCAGCTGATCCTAAAGAGCTACATCGGTTACCGCACCAGGAGAACGCATCCAACATCAACGATTATCGCAAGGAGAAATCTGCTGTTGTGGGTCTCATTGAGGTAAACAAAGATGGCGGGGAAGTCAAGTTGAGCACTCataagaggaagaaaatcCAAGCAAAGGGTCTGGTTGGCAAGGAATCTACAGGAGGCGTGGATTTGAAGGAGGTATtcgggaagggaaagactgcagagaaggaaaaagaaagcgAGAGTGCTGGGCTTGGCGTTGGAGAGTGGTGA
- a CDS encoding hypothetical protein (Match to ESTs gb|CF194418.1|CF194418, gb|CF193995.1|CF193995; HMMPfam hit to Glyco_hydro_61, Glycosyl hydrolase family 61, score: 639.7, E(): 2e-189) has protein sequence MLFPVLALLCPVLVAAHGQVSWVQIGTGPQYPAWTLDDYYIALYRESDPVWGALPEQKYTRKTDRLDLGFADIFSKSIATGGYEVCQRFDSMSPVGTIPAKAGDQVIVQWGSDWPFEGHPGPIGEWMAKCPDDSCSQVDATTLDWFCIAQHNYDADTKKWPTEILTESLNRQWTFRLPTDLPSGAYLVRHELIALHNSTGPTPDLVSSPQHYPIGIEIILESSGTTLPTLTCKFPGCFSYDDYEWHHNIWEDEWQGLLINWEFPGIAVYPGGYTTGVVNGASAAAKSGMPSSSSSSSVAPSDASDSTSSGALAVSISATSSPSSNVSVSSAVATGKKTCKRKKRSNIAGQKRHIRRSRVAHFDRH, from the exons ATGCTCTTCCccgtcctcgccctcctctGCCCCGTCTTGGTCGCCGCCCACGGCCAGGTTTCCTGGGTCCAGATCGGTACAGGCCCGCAGTACCCCGCTTGGACTCTTGATGACTACTACATTGCCCTCTACCGCGAGTCCG ACCCAGTCTGGGGCGCGCTTCCTGAGCAAAAGTACACG AGAAAAACCGACAGGCTCGATCTTGGATTTGCCGACATCTTTAGTAAATCCATTGCTACAGGTGGTTATGAGGTTTGCCAAAGGTTTGATAGCATGAGTCCCGTTGGAACCATCCCTGCCAAAGCCGGTGACCAAGTCATCGTCCAGTGGGGTTCCGATTGGCCCTTCGAAGGTCATCCCGGG CCTATTGGCGAGTGGATGGCCAAGTGCCCCGACGACAGTTGCAGCCAAGTTGACGCGACCACACTGGACTGGTTTTGCATAGCTCAGCACAATTATGACGCCGACACTAAAAAGTGGCCTACTGAGATTTTGACCGAGTCACTTAACCGTCAATGGACATTCAGGCTCCCCACGGACCTTCCCTCTG GCGCATATCTCGTTCGACACGAGCTCATCGCCCTTCACAACAGTACAGGGCCCACCCCCGATCTTGTGTCATCCCCTCAGCATTATCCTATCGGTATCGAGATCATTCTTGAATCTTCCGGCACCACGCTCCCTACTCTAACTTGCAAGTTCCCTGGCTGTTTCTCTTACGACGACTATGAGTGGCACCACAACATCTGGGAAGACGAGTGGCAGGGCCTGTTGATTAACTGGGAATTTCCTGGCATCGCCGTTTACCCTGGTGGTTACAC AACTGGCGTGGTCAATGGGGCATCTGCTGCCGCCAAGAGCGGAAtgccttcctcctcttcctcgtcatctgTTGCGCCTTCCGATGCGTCAGACTCTACTTCCTCGGGTGCCCTCGCTGTTAGCATTTCCGCTACAagttctccatcttccaatgTCAGCGTTAGCTCTGCTGTTGCCACCG GCAAAAAAACTTGCAAGCGCAAGAAGCGTAGCAACATCGCTGGTCAGAAACGTCACATCCGTCGCTCCAGAGTTGCTCACTTCGACAGACATTGA